The Bdellovibrio sp. ZAP7 DNA segment TTTGCAAATCAGAGAGAGGAATTACGATAGGCCCCGCTTTGCCAGAAGGCCGAAGTCTCATATCGATGGAATAGATATTTCCGCCACGATGGGACTCAGTCATGCGCGAAATAAATCGTTTCGCCAGTTTGAAATCGTTGTCAGAAGGTTCACCGGTGATCACGAACAGGAAATCCAAATCCGATTTGAATCCCAATTCTTTGCCACCCCATTTGCCCAGCGCCAGGATTTCTACTGAACACGGGTAGTCTTTCTTTAAAGCTGTCAGCAAGGCCGAAGCAATCGAATCCGCCGTGAACGTCAAATTCTGCAAAAGAGTATCCAGATCACGGTCTTCCAAGTACTGACTGCCATTGATCAGTTCCGATAGAAGTTTTTTCTCGGCAAGTTCTTCCAGCAACCGATCCAGATCTTCCGAGAGTTCGTTTTGCGCACGGAACACAAAAGAATCCAAAAGCTCGGGGCGACTGCAAAGAATGCGCGACAAATAAGGGGAGTGCGCAAACAACCACGCCAATTTTTTCAAAAGTTCATTCTCGCGCAGAAGAAGAGTAAAGAAACTCGCCTTAGCTCGAGTGCTGCGAATAAAATCTTTTAAAAACGACAAAGCTCGGCGGCTGTCGCCACCTTGAGCCTGCAGGATGTTTACGAACTCCTGCAGGAAAGATTTACGAGCCGTTTCATCACGGCCTTTGTTACGTGAAAGGACTTCCTGCTCGATAATCTCATTCCACAGTTCTTTGATATCGTCCTCAGGCAATCCCAAAGTGCTGAGTTCGTTTTCTAACGAAACCGCTTTGGGAGATTCTCCCAGCAAAGTTTTTACGATCTGATCACAATTCTGCATTTCCGAAGATAAAGTTTTAAGTGCCGTCGTTACAAACTCTGGATGAGTGTCATTTAAACGCAATAGATGGGTTTGTTCATCGTTAAGTGCTTGAACGTAATTCTCAAGCCCACGCAGATTGCGATAATGAGCAACCAAGAAATCAGATTCATCTTGCGGCAAGATTGCCTTAGCTGAAAGAAGTTTCAAAGCCTCGATGGTTCCACGCGTTTGTAGCGATGGATCTTTGCCTCCGTGAACAACTAAAAGGGCATGGCAGAAAAGTTCCAGATCCCTGATTCCGCCAATACCCATTTTCAAATCGATCACGTCAGCATTTGCGGGAGTATGATAGGCATTTTGAATTTTTCCGCGCAGATGCTTTAAATCATCAAACAGCGTGAAATCCAAATGTCTGCGGAAAGAAAACTTCTTAGCAAAAGCTTCGACCTGCCGAATGATTTCAGGATTACCGGTAATTGCGCGCAAGCGAACAAAGGCCAGTCGCTCCCAGGTTTCGCCATAGTTTCCATAGTAATCGCGGAAGTGTTCGACCGTGGGAATCAGCGGCCCATGACGACCGCCAGGGCGCAAATCAAAATCCACACGAAAAACAAAGCCTTCAGCAGTTCTTTCGCTCAGTAACTTTTGAAATTGGCGTAAGCCGCGCAAATGTTTGTCATTGTCAGCATCAGATACAAACAGAACATCGACATCAGAGCTTAAATTCAGCTCTTCAGAACCCAGTTTACCTAAAGCAAACAGTGCGATATCGTTTTCCGGAAAGCAGTGCTTAAAAGCTTCAGTTAAAAGCTCATCAGCAGCGGTACTCCAGTCATGGCATATTTGAATTGAATCTTGGGAATTATTTTTGGCAGAGTCAGCGCAGCGGGACCAGATCCCGTTGCGCTTGATTCTTAGAGAAGATTCTAACGAGGAATTACTCAAGGTTTACGGACCACTTCGGTTTGAAGTAGTTGTAGTTGTCATTCGTTACGCGGCGCTCTTCAGTTCCATCAACCGTGGAAAGATAGATTTGATTCTTTCCTGTGCGATTGCTGGAGTACATAACAAAACGGCCGTCTGGAGAGAATGAAGGGTCTTCATTCGATGACATTTTGCCGTTTGATTTCTTAGCCGAAGTCAGACGAATCATATCAGACCCATCTGCATTCATAACAAAGATATCAAAGTTGTTATCGCTTTGACCTGCAAAGGCGATTTTTTTGCAATCAGGGGACCAAGACGGAGAAGAGTTGAAAACACCTGCGAAAGTCAGACGTTTTACGTTTCCACCGTTTGCATCCATTGTGTAAATCATCGGTTTACCAGCGCGGTCTGAAGAGAAAGCAATTTTATTTGCATCACCCGGGCAGACAACTGGTTCAACGTTCATCGCACCAGCAGGACCGTTGGTGATTTTACCGTTCAAAGTTCCATCGTAAGACATTTTATAAATGTCAGGGCTGTTTCCTTGAGAAATCGTCAAAAAGATTGTTTTACCATCTGGAGAGAACGAAGCACCCGAGTTGATACCTTGGCGATATGAAATCAAAGAACGTTTTCCTGACTTCAAATCCAACATCAACATGTCGGCATTTCTAAATTTGGAACCAACGCGCTTCACATAGGACGTATAAGCCACTTTTGAACCATCTGGAGACCATGCCGGGGAGATCGCCACACTGGAATGTTTGGAAATCTGCATCGAGTTCGCGCTATCCCAGTCCATGATGTAGACTTCACGGGCCTGGCCGCCAGCTTTATCTGAAGTCAGAACCACGCGGGACAAGAACATACCATCTGTACCCGTCAAAGCCTTCATCACGTCATTCGCGAACGTATGACCGATACGACGAGCACTCGAT contains these protein-coding regions:
- a CDS encoding glutamine-synthetase adenylyltransferase: MSNSSLESSLRIKRNGIWSRCADSAKNNSQDSIQICHDWSTAADELLTEAFKHCFPENDIALFALGKLGSEELNLSSDVDVLFVSDADNDKHLRGLRQFQKLLSERTAEGFVFRVDFDLRPGGRHGPLIPTVEHFRDYYGNYGETWERLAFVRLRAITGNPEIIRQVEAFAKKFSFRRHLDFTLFDDLKHLRGKIQNAYHTPANADVIDLKMGIGGIRDLELFCHALLVVHGGKDPSLQTRGTIEALKLLSAKAILPQDESDFLVAHYRNLRGLENYVQALNDEQTHLLRLNDTHPEFVTTALKTLSSEMQNCDQIVKTLLGESPKAVSLENELSTLGLPEDDIKELWNEIIEQEVLSRNKGRDETARKSFLQEFVNILQAQGGDSRRALSFLKDFIRSTRAKASFFTLLLRENELLKKLAWLFAHSPYLSRILCSRPELLDSFVFRAQNELSEDLDRLLEELAEKKLLSELINGSQYLEDRDLDTLLQNLTFTADSIASALLTALKKDYPCSVEILALGKWGGKELGFKSDLDFLFVITGEPSDNDFKLAKRFISRMTESHRGGNIYSIDMRLRPSGKAGPIVIPLSDLQSYLTNESEIWERQAYLKSRWVNFAGPSLVDCYIDQGLTAAQLLELNRIRQELVSKSPTLNLKYSEGGMVDIELAIQTVLLNKRLAPPNSSTEGFLSVESAQHSSLAKNYTYMRQIEQMLQLIASESTAEVSLNHESFHGLAVAFNTSPSKLLEDISERISENLITLKALDPRRGHH
- a CDS encoding PD40 domain-containing protein → MIRLLCVLLAVISLSQVSMAQDNGIYIKLGEARTKKSMLAFPALQYFGTPTTASHYQATGAEIFNVVNNDLSVSSYFQFIDSKAFLEDPSKTGLTPAPGNPGGFKFQSWSAIGADFLIRAGFSIAGNEVTLETYLYSVSKATLIAGKKYKGPVSSARRIGHTFANDVMKALTGTDGMFLSRVVLTSDKAGGQAREVYIMDWDSANSMQISKHSSVAISPAWSPDGSKVAYTSYVKRVGSKFRNADMLMLDLKSGKRSLISYRQGINSGASFSPDGKTIFLTISQGNSPDIYKMSYDGTLNGKITNGPAGAMNVEPVVCPGDANKIAFSSDRAGKPMIYTMDANGGNVKRLTFAGVFNSSPSWSPDCKKIAFAGQSDNNFDIFVMNADGSDMIRLTSAKKSNGKMSSNEDPSFSPDGRFVMYSSNRTGKNQIYLSTVDGTEERRVTNDNYNYFKPKWSVNLE